In Desulforegulaceae bacterium, the following are encoded in one genomic region:
- a CDS encoding nuclear transport factor 2 family protein, which produces MDREKIKSIVLNYINCFNNSDFESMAKILEPEVLFENLTEETSIVKTKGIKEFIEICNSSSSIFELKKKTMITIAVEKNTATAEIFFDGILSANLSDEILKGDKIRIEGYSEFEISENGLISSIKDFSR; this is translated from the coding sequence ATGGACAGAGAAAAAATAAAATCAATAGTCCTTAACTATATTAATTGTTTTAACAACTCGGATTTTGAATCAATGGCTAAAATTCTTGAACCTGAGGTTTTATTTGAAAATCTTACCGAAGAAACTTCAATTGTTAAAACAAAAGGAATCAAAGAATTTATTGAAATCTGCAACTCATCTTCATCAATATTTGAATTAAAGAAAAAAACAATGATAACTATTGCTGTTGAAAAAAACACAGCAACAGCAGAGATCTTTTTCGACGGAATTCTTTCAGCCAATCTTTCAGATGAAATTTTAAAAGGCGATAAAATAAGAATTGAAGGTTATAGTGAGTTTGAAATATCTGAAAACGGACTTATTTCATCAATAAAAGATTTTAGCAGATAA
- a CDS encoding class I SAM-dependent methyltransferase, with protein MITVDFKYLPMKKGAKILDIGSGPGRHTAAVYSRENVMSVGADLNFDDLLLAKERLEYHDKLGFSGGGTWDLVTSDITNLPFLDESFDIVICSEVMEHIPEDDKAASEILRVLKKNGTLAVSVPRMWPEKICWMLSDDYFNANQGHVRIYKKSQIKNIFKDKNCRFLNYHFAHSLHSPYWWLKCLAGPRREDSKTVNLYKRFLEWDIISKPFLTRFLDKLLNPVCGKSIVLYFQKK; from the coding sequence ATGATCACCGTTGATTTCAAATATCTGCCAATGAAAAAAGGGGCAAAAATTCTTGATATAGGAAGCGGGCCCGGACGTCACACTGCTGCTGTTTATTCACGGGAAAACGTAATGTCTGTTGGAGCTGACTTAAACTTTGATGATCTCCTTCTTGCCAAAGAAAGGCTTGAATACCACGATAAGCTGGGGTTTTCAGGTGGAGGAACCTGGGATCTTGTAACTTCAGATATAACAAACCTTCCTTTTTTGGATGAATCTTTTGATATAGTAATTTGTTCTGAAGTTATGGAGCATATTCCAGAAGATGATAAAGCAGCCTCAGAAATTTTACGGGTGCTTAAAAAAAACGGAACCCTTGCTGTAAGTGTACCAAGAATGTGGCCTGAAAAAATCTGCTGGATGCTTTCAGACGATTATTTCAATGCAAATCAGGGCCATGTAAGAATTTATAAAAAAAGCCAGATTAAAAATATTTTCAAAGACAAAAACTGCAGATTTTTAAATTATCATTTTGCCCACAGCCTTCACTCTCCTTATTGGTGGCTTAAATGTCTTGCAGGCCCTAGAAGGGAAGACAGCAAGACTGTTAATCTTTACAAAAGATTTCTTGAGTGGGATATCATAAGCAAGCCTTTTCTTACAAGATTTCTTGATAAACTCCTTAATCCTGTTTGCGGAAAAAGCATAGTTTTATACTTCCAAAAAAAATAA
- a CDS encoding glycosyltransferase family 4 protein, with protein sequence MVMKKKLRICIISYRSNPHSGGQGVYVRNIAREMAEMGHQVDVLAGPPDPLLEGKAKLIPIKTLDLYDPENLFRLPTSSELKKPVNLMEWLGVSFMGYPEPFTFGFRAYDYLKDKFHKYDIIHDNQSLSYGIWAINRKVPVVATIHHPMTVDRKLAISSVRSPWKKFKHYRWYSFIGMQKRVSRRLPKIITVSEFSKNDISKEYKIDKNKFTVVPNGINLDLFHPMEEIEREPASLICTNSADTPLKGLYYLLQAIYQVAKKREIKLTVIGKPKENGGIEKLIKRLDISHLIRFTGRLSHEDFVKEYAKSTIAVVPSLYEGFGIPVGEAMATKTPVITTSGGALPEVAGDAAIIVPPRDPEAIEKAIIYLLDNPEKRKELGEAGYKRVHSKFTWKEAAKQTIATYEEVINDHR encoded by the coding sequence ATGGTAATGAAAAAAAAACTTAGAATCTGCATCATCAGTTATAGAAGCAACCCCCATTCAGGGGGCCAAGGAGTTTATGTAAGAAACATAGCCAGAGAAATGGCTGAAATGGGTCATCAGGTAGATGTTCTTGCAGGACCGCCAGATCCTCTTCTTGAAGGAAAAGCAAAGCTTATTCCCATAAAAACCCTTGATCTTTATGACCCGGAAAATCTTTTCAGACTTCCCACCTCATCTGAACTGAAAAAACCAGTAAACCTGATGGAATGGCTTGGGGTAAGCTTCATGGGATATCCAGAACCTTTTACCTTTGGTTTCAGAGCATATGACTATCTAAAAGATAAGTTCCACAAATACGATATCATCCATGACAACCAGTCCCTTTCCTACGGAATCTGGGCAATAAACAGAAAAGTTCCTGTAGTTGCCACAATTCACCACCCAATGACTGTTGACAGAAAACTTGCTATTTCAAGTGTCAGGTCCCCATGGAAAAAATTCAAGCATTATAGATGGTATTCATTTATAGGGATGCAGAAAAGAGTATCAAGAAGACTACCAAAAATCATTACAGTTTCAGAGTTTTCAAAAAACGATATTTCAAAAGAATATAAAATAGATAAAAATAAGTTCACTGTTGTTCCAAACGGAATCAATCTGGATTTATTTCACCCAATGGAAGAAATAGAAAGAGAGCCAGCTTCTCTTATTTGCACAAATAGTGCAGATACTCCTCTAAAAGGCCTTTACTACCTTCTTCAAGCAATTTACCAGGTTGCTAAAAAAAGAGAAATCAAACTAACAGTAATTGGAAAGCCAAAGGAAAACGGAGGAATAGAAAAGTTAATAAAAAGACTTGATATTTCCCACCTTATAAGGTTCACAGGAAGACTTTCCCACGAAGATTTTGTAAAAGAATATGCAAAGTCAACCATAGCAGTAGTTCCTTCATTGTATGAAGGATTTGGAATCCCTGTTGGAGAAGCAATGGCAACAAAAACTCCTGTAATTACAACCTCAGGCGGAGCTTTGCCCGAAGTTGCAGGAGATGCGGCAATTATTGTTCCACCAAGGGATCCAGAGGCAATTGAAAAAGCAATAATTTATCTTCTCGATAATCCCGAAAAAAGAAAAGAACTTGGAGAAGCAGGATATAAAAGAGTGCACTCCAAATTCACCTGGAAAGAAGCTGCTAAACAAACTATCGCTACCTATGAGGAGGTAATTAATGATCACCGTTGA
- a CDS encoding dihydrofolate reductase family protein, whose protein sequence is MKKNTVKRQIKLTLLMALTADGFTARNSHEYTNWTSKADKKLFFEITQRAKVIIMGKNTYKTLPYVLKDRLNIIMGKSDKENSEKNLRFFSGEPDELLNQLEKEGFKEAILCGGASTNSKFYEKGLIDEAIFTISPFLFGKGLSVFNKEVEICLELKNCEKIDKNTIMLNYLFK, encoded by the coding sequence ATGAAAAAAAACACAGTTAAAAGGCAGATTAAACTTACCCTTTTAATGGCTCTTACTGCAGACGGGTTTACTGCAAGAAATTCCCATGAATATACAAATTGGACTTCTAAGGCAGATAAAAAACTGTTTTTTGAAATCACCCAAAGGGCAAAAGTAATTATAATGGGCAAAAACACCTATAAAACTTTACCCTATGTATTAAAAGACAGGCTTAATATAATAATGGGAAAATCTGATAAAGAAAATTCTGAAAAAAACTTAAGGTTTTTTTCAGGCGAACCAGATGAACTTCTTAATCAGCTTGAAAAAGAAGGATTTAAAGAGGCAATTCTTTGCGGAGGAGCATCAACCAATTCTAAGTTTTATGAAAAAGGCCTTATAGATGAGGCGATCTTTACTATTTCTCCTTTTCTTTTTGGTAAAGGTCTTTCAGTTTTTAATAAAGAAGTAGAAATTTGCCTTGAATTAAAAAACTGTGAAAAAATAGACAAAAACACAATCATGCTAAATTACCTTTTTAAATGA
- a CDS encoding pyruvate, water dikinase regulatory protein, with product MKKSLTQIQGPPVYIVSCGEGINGEQLLKSALVQFPDFRFQIKRIIHVKRKEQVEKTVIEAVDAGAILVHTLVSDEVRDHLEEFASRFTLPVFDAMGPLLDMLSEKLNTKPINEPGRFRRFNQVDMNRINAIEFAVSHDDGINPHDLDKAEIILVGVSRSGKTPLSMYLAFQGWKVANVPVVVELPLIEELLLADKKRIVALFIDAEQLMSHRRIRRQRVGVGNTGVDYSSSSGVFREVEAVRKLYRQNRFTMINVSNKPIESSAEEVVSIIKRRFPGGAHKRL from the coding sequence ATGAAAAAAAGTTTGACCCAGATTCAGGGCCCGCCTGTGTATATAGTTTCGTGTGGAGAAGGAATAAACGGAGAACAGCTTTTAAAATCAGCCCTTGTTCAATTTCCTGATTTTAGATTTCAGATCAAAAGGATTATCCATGTAAAAAGAAAAGAGCAGGTTGAAAAAACAGTTATTGAAGCAGTGGATGCCGGAGCTATTCTTGTTCATACCCTTGTATCTGATGAAGTAAGGGACCACCTTGAAGAGTTTGCTTCAAGATTTACCCTTCCTGTTTTTGATGCCATGGGGCCCTTGCTTGATATGCTTTCTGAAAAATTGAATACAAAACCTATTAATGAACCAGGAAGATTCAGGCGTTTCAACCAGGTTGATATGAATAGAATAAATGCAATTGAATTTGCAGTTTCACATGATGATGGAATTAATCCCCATGATCTTGATAAAGCTGAGATAATTCTTGTTGGTGTGTCAAGATCTGGTAAAACACCTTTAAGTATGTATCTGGCTTTTCAGGGCTGGAAAGTTGCCAATGTTCCTGTGGTTGTTGAACTCCCCTTAATAGAAGAGCTTTTACTTGCTGACAAAAAAAGAATTGTTGCTCTTTTTATTGATGCTGAACAGCTTATGTCCCATAGAAGAATCAGAAGGCAAAGGGTTGGAGTGGGTAATACAGGAGTAGACTATTCTTCCTCTTCTGGAGTTTTCAGGGAAGTTGAGGCCGTAAGAAAGCTTTATAGACAAAACCGGTTTACCATGATCAATGTTAGCAACAAACCTATTGAATCAAGTGCTGAAGAGGTTGTTTCAATAATAAAAAGGCGGTTTCCCGGCGGAGCTCATAAAAGACTTTAA
- a CDS encoding inosine/xanthosine triphosphatase, with translation MIICLGSKNPVKLLAVNKAFQSFFPEENLDFKNLEVPSLVSDQPIGLKETIKGASNRAINAFKSIPCLLGCGIESGVFKDPCENIYYNTTVCALFNGQKTFKGIGPGFKLPEKTSEILISKKIELDIAVHRSGYTKNKRIGYSEGLIGILSKGKVTRMDYTIPAIQMALISYINNI, from the coding sequence ATGATTATTTGTCTTGGCTCAAAAAACCCTGTTAAACTTCTGGCAGTTAACAAAGCTTTCCAATCTTTTTTTCCAGAAGAAAATCTTGACTTTAAAAATCTTGAAGTCCCTTCTCTTGTTTCAGATCAGCCCATTGGGCTTAAAGAAACCATAAAAGGAGCTTCCAACAGAGCAATCAATGCTTTCAAATCAATCCCTTGCCTTCTTGGATGCGGAATTGAATCTGGTGTATTTAAAGATCCTTGTGAAAATATTTATTATAATACAACAGTCTGTGCTTTATTTAATGGTCAAAAAACTTTTAAAGGTATAGGCCCCGGATTCAAACTCCCTGAAAAAACATCAGAAATCCTTATTTCTAAAAAAATTGAACTTGATATTGCTGTTCACAGATCAGGATATACAAAAAACAAAAGAATAGGCTATAGTGAAGGCCTTATTGGAATCTTGAGCAAGGGAAAAGTTACCCGGATGGACTACACCATTCCAGCCATTCAAATGGCTCTTATTTCATATATAAACAATATTTAA
- a CDS encoding PAS domain S-box protein, translating into MEIFQNKYQILGLLAKKPGFTSYNVINLFSKKQFILRKYDSFINSLEFEDLKNQLQEFKENPIENTAAIIEITTEESTGKIVVIFEKPPGNPLLYFLEKPLNLKKENPFSSTTAFLDLALKITEMIKSIHKRNHPYLNIHPASIFIDKNNNIKALPPSFSSFSILKSDSEKKPGSIENFIYYLAPEQIESYKEGIDFRTDFYSMGVLFYQCLTGTLPFEDIKERESFINALASKKPIQEISPEIFPPLIKIIEKLLSKSKEKRYQSLYSLKHDLLKCMEAYKEKDILASFTPGQRDISGNFYISDKIYGREKELSLLLIAFYKAAKGYKENIFIKGEPGIGKTKLIIEFQKNINKAGGIFVSGKFTRKKSQQPYSAFKEAFSKFIRNVVSKGEDKSTKLKEILAQNFNQNSKIISDFVPEISFLIKPEEDQGEIDPLINKNKFFNACIKFLESCLLFTNPVILYLDDLHWADQESLELFSMISKYFQGGSLLVIGAFRKITNPSTEYINKIIHSMEENKIPFELIELQPLAIHDITELVQDSFGNEPGENAALADLIFQQTRGNPFNIHQYIFSIHSAKLIYHDFDKGIWKWDFDSIYRQSRQKFSKYYIKEILSKFSIETYNLLSLAACSGTYFSKSRLSLISKIPENKIEPLLFPGFDSGLIFKTTENNTEIYCFKHDNIQQTILGLMSLEQRKKTYLTIGKKLLKAYETGEKLIETDNEILYEIAFYFNKGAEFLSKEEKLKIAKLNLKAAKNAINSSSGSTALEFLENAENLLGKNIWKNTPELATQIAIESGYSALLSGDYEKVRKNSEKILLNNKDILSQLKAYELLISSQISDNNLDNAIKSGIFILGKLGIKINKKPGKAKAIYTILKTKFILSSNPKRKIKKLKPMEDKIIETTMKILSLLLTPSYLSCPELHPVICSLMIKLSLKHGICPETLYGLSALGISINKILNNYNYSSLLGETSLELGEKYKSSIGYSRTLIVNSIFLKHWKEPVNSCLPMLRKGKEISFELGDFEFGSHGIQTLLTYSLFAGHPLANIRKELEIAEINLEQIGQILDLNHSRVFLTLSKIFLKESELKPITQNKFNKLPDITGNFLTNFANSFIYLYMNNIPKADKYWKKADKNINGAASTLVYPYHFFIGSLISVLKYEKISNKKYQDKIKKEIDKRTKKFKKLALLSPPNNYHRYLLIKAEKAKILKNFKKAEFFYNQAINQSIESGFTQDEALFSERAYIFFKDTDKIKTSYNYFNLAVSAYRKWGCLLKLSSLLGLETSDTDSEIKYLSGPDFPLRSFPKIFRSLGLLSDKITKNELVLQLMDIVIDISGATHGYFIEAKKNLPLVSASASSNKGSEFYQPGAGISSFSRILEPVVHNVFQTRQIFFPEQISKEYSKFFTPEAEIIPKSIVCLPVIRKQSLKAVVYLENMEIKNVFNQDKIELLSIICTHSGICLENMEKFNSLTEKIGDKNLAENLIHEATTKFEERIKQRTNDLINLNLKLQKEVEFKVKAEKALIQSETKYKTLVERMNDGLGVQDKNRVVTYVNERMCAITGYSKSEMIGKKTSELLEKIVDDTSIFHPSLLKANRVFEYEIKTKSNKRVVVLFQGQNLYDDKGNYDGSFAVITDISKLKQLSLDISEREGQIRALINATKDSVIMVDSDGFIITANKIAAKRFGFPLEEIIDKNIFDLIPKNFAKGQKKTIKEITTTEQIVTFQDYAENYVYDITLYPIKGNPNQKGRVAVFAKDITELKKAEKQISSLTKKIIQAQENERKKIALDLHDHVAQNLSFLKITADSIKNFKDNDFGKKIQILSRGLKDSISDIRHISYDLRPPNLDELGLVKAIYQHCEEVSSKHKIKIDFKSAGMENIYLNYDIEINIFRIIQEALNNILKHSKADTARVRLIASYPRVIVRINDNGKGFHLNSKPDLNASGKKMGILGMKERVSLIGGKMEINSSPGSGTKIVAEIPYTEINKDSS; encoded by the coding sequence ATGGAAATTTTTCAAAACAAATACCAGATTTTAGGACTTTTAGCTAAAAAACCTGGGTTTACTTCTTATAATGTTATTAATCTATTCAGCAAAAAACAATTTATCCTTAGAAAATATGATTCTTTTATAAATTCATTGGAATTTGAAGATCTTAAAAATCAACTTCAGGAATTTAAAGAAAATCCAATAGAAAACACAGCAGCTATTATTGAAATTACAACCGAAGAATCCACAGGAAAAATTGTAGTTATTTTTGAAAAACCCCCAGGAAACCCTCTTTTGTATTTTTTAGAAAAACCTTTAAATTTAAAAAAAGAAAACCCCTTTTCCTCAACTACAGCCTTTCTTGATCTTGCTTTGAAAATAACAGAGATGATTAAATCAATTCATAAAAGAAACCATCCTTATTTAAACATCCATCCTGCTTCAATTTTTATTGACAAAAACAATAATATCAAGGCACTTCCTCCTTCTTTTAGTTCTTTTTCAATTTTAAAATCAGACTCAGAAAAAAAACCCGGGTCAATAGAAAACTTCATCTACTACCTTGCTCCTGAACAAATTGAAAGTTACAAAGAAGGAATTGATTTTAGAACTGATTTTTATTCAATGGGAGTTCTTTTTTATCAATGTCTCACAGGAACTCTGCCTTTTGAAGATATTAAGGAAAGGGAGAGTTTTATTAATGCACTGGCTTCAAAAAAGCCCATCCAGGAAATATCCCCGGAAATTTTTCCTCCCTTGATTAAAATAATTGAAAAACTTTTATCAAAATCCAAAGAAAAACGTTATCAATCCCTTTATAGTCTTAAACATGACCTTTTAAAATGCATGGAAGCATATAAAGAAAAAGACATCCTTGCTTCATTTACACCTGGACAAAGAGATATTTCTGGAAACTTTTACATTTCAGATAAAATTTATGGAAGAGAAAAAGAATTAAGCCTGCTCTTAATTGCTTTTTACAAGGCTGCAAAAGGATATAAAGAAAATATTTTTATCAAAGGCGAACCTGGAATTGGAAAAACAAAACTTATAATAGAGTTTCAAAAAAATATAAACAAAGCTGGAGGAATTTTTGTTTCTGGAAAGTTCACCAGAAAAAAAAGTCAGCAGCCTTATTCAGCATTTAAAGAAGCTTTTTCAAAGTTTATAAGAAATGTAGTTTCAAAAGGGGAAGACAAATCAACCAAGTTAAAAGAAATTCTTGCCCAGAACTTTAACCAGAATTCAAAAATAATCTCAGACTTTGTTCCTGAAATTTCATTTCTTATCAAACCTGAAGAAGATCAAGGTGAAATAGATCCTTTAATAAACAAAAACAAATTTTTTAATGCCTGCATAAAGTTTCTGGAGTCCTGTCTTTTGTTTACCAATCCTGTGATTCTTTATCTTGATGATCTTCACTGGGCAGATCAAGAAAGTTTAGAACTTTTTTCCATGATTTCCAAGTATTTCCAGGGAGGTTCTCTTCTGGTTATAGGAGCATTTAGAAAGATAACAAATCCGTCAACAGAGTATATAAACAAAATTATCCATTCAATGGAAGAAAACAAGATTCCCTTTGAATTAATAGAACTTCAGCCTCTGGCAATCCATGATATAACTGAACTTGTTCAAGACAGTTTTGGAAATGAACCTGGTGAAAACGCTGCCCTGGCAGACTTGATTTTTCAACAGACCAGGGGAAATCCTTTTAATATCCACCAGTATATTTTTTCTATACATTCAGCAAAACTTATTTATCATGACTTTGATAAAGGTATCTGGAAATGGGACTTTGACTCCATTTACAGACAAAGCAGGCAAAAGTTTTCAAAATACTATATCAAAGAAATTCTAAGTAAATTCAGCATAGAAACCTATAATCTTCTTTCTTTGGCAGCCTGCTCAGGAACTTATTTTTCCAAATCCAGACTCTCACTTATTTCAAAAATTCCTGAAAACAAAATTGAACCTCTTCTTTTTCCCGGGTTTGACTCAGGGTTAATTTTTAAAACAACAGAAAACAACACTGAAATCTATTGTTTCAAACATGACAATATCCAGCAGACAATTCTTGGTTTAATGTCTTTGGAACAAAGAAAAAAAACGTATTTAACAATAGGAAAAAAACTCCTGAAAGCTTATGAAACCGGGGAAAAACTAATAGAAACTGACAATGAAATTTTATATGAAATAGCGTTTTATTTTAATAAAGGAGCTGAATTTCTTTCAAAGGAAGAAAAATTAAAAATTGCAAAGCTCAACCTTAAAGCTGCAAAAAACGCAATAAATTCAAGCTCGGGAAGTACTGCTTTGGAATTTCTTGAAAACGCTGAAAATCTTCTTGGAAAAAATATCTGGAAAAACACTCCTGAACTGGCCACTCAAATAGCTATTGAATCAGGATATTCTGCTCTTTTATCAGGTGATTATGAAAAAGTAAGAAAAAACAGCGAAAAAATTTTACTAAATAACAAGGATATTTTAAGTCAGCTTAAGGCTTACGAACTTCTTATAAGCTCTCAAATTTCTGATAACAATCTTGACAATGCTATAAAATCTGGAATTTTCATTCTAGGAAAACTGGGAATAAAAATTAATAAAAAACCAGGAAAAGCAAAAGCAATCTATACAATCTTGAAAACTAAGTTTATTCTTTCCTCAAATCCAAAAAGGAAAATAAAAAAACTTAAACCCATGGAAGATAAAATCATAGAAACAACAATGAAAATTTTATCTTTACTTCTTACTCCAAGTTATCTTTCCTGTCCTGAACTTCATCCTGTTATTTGTTCTTTGATGATAAAATTAAGCCTTAAACATGGAATCTGCCCTGAAACCCTTTATGGATTGTCAGCATTGGGAATTTCTATTAACAAAATTTTAAACAATTACAATTATTCATCCCTGCTTGGAGAAACAAGTCTTGAACTTGGGGAAAAATATAAAAGCTCTATAGGATATTCAAGAACCCTTATTGTAAATTCAATATTTTTAAAACATTGGAAAGAGCCTGTTAATTCATGCCTTCCCATGCTTAGAAAGGGAAAGGAAATCAGTTTTGAACTTGGGGATTTTGAGTTTGGTTCCCATGGAATTCAAACACTTTTAACCTATTCCCTTTTTGCAGGCCATCCTTTGGCAAACATAAGAAAAGAACTTGAAATAGCAGAAATAAACCTGGAGCAAATCGGACAAATTCTTGATCTTAACCATTCCAGAGTTTTTTTAACCCTTTCCAAAATTTTTTTAAAAGAGTCGGAATTAAAGCCTATAACCCAAAACAAGTTTAATAAACTTCCTGATATTACAGGTAATTTTTTAACAAATTTTGCAAACAGCTTTATTTATCTTTATATGAATAATATTCCAAAAGCTGATAAGTATTGGAAAAAAGCTGACAAAAATATAAATGGAGCTGCTTCAACCCTGGTATACCCATATCATTTTTTCATAGGCTCTCTTATTTCAGTTTTAAAATATGAAAAAATATCAAATAAAAAATATCAAGACAAAATTAAAAAAGAAATCGATAAAAGAACTAAGAAATTCAAGAAATTAGCCCTTCTTTCTCCTCCAAACAATTATCATAGATATCTTTTGATAAAAGCTGAGAAAGCAAAAATTTTAAAAAACTTTAAAAAAGCTGAGTTTTTTTATAATCAAGCTATAAATCAGTCAATAGAAAGCGGATTTACCCAGGATGAAGCTTTATTTTCTGAGCGAGCCTATATTTTTTTTAAGGATACAGACAAAATTAAAACCTCATACAATTATTTTAACCTGGCAGTTTCCGCCTATAGAAAATGGGGTTGTCTTTTAAAACTTTCAAGTCTTCTGGGATTAGAAACCTCAGATACTGACTCAGAAATCAAATATCTTTCAGGACCTGATTTCCCTTTGAGAAGCTTTCCAAAAATTTTCAGGTCACTGGGGCTTTTGTCAGATAAAATAACTAAAAACGAGCTTGTTTTACAACTAATGGATATTGTAATTGATATTTCAGGCGCAACCCATGGGTATTTTATAGAAGCAAAGAAAAATCTTCCCCTTGTTTCAGCTTCAGCATCTTCAAACAAAGGTTCTGAGTTTTATCAGCCAGGTGCAGGAATTTCATCTTTTTCAAGAATACTGGAGCCTGTTGTTCATAATGTTTTTCAAACAAGGCAGATATTTTTCCCTGAGCAGATTTCCAAAGAATATTCCAAGTTTTTCACTCCTGAAGCAGAAATAATCCCAAAGTCAATTGTTTGTCTTCCTGTGATAAGAAAGCAAAGTTTAAAAGCTGTTGTTTATCTTGAGAATATGGAAATAAAAAATGTGTTTAACCAGGATAAAATTGAGCTTCTTTCAATTATTTGCACCCATAGTGGAATCTGCCTGGAAAATATGGAAAAATTCAATTCCCTTACAGAAAAAATAGGAGATAAAAATCTGGCAGAAAACCTTATTCATGAAGCAACCACAAAGTTTGAAGAAAGAATAAAACAAAGAACAAATGATCTTATAAACCTCAACCTCAAGCTTCAAAAAGAAGTTGAATTTAAGGTCAAAGCCGAAAAAGCCCTTATTCAAAGTGAAACAAAATACAAAACCCTGGTTGAAAGAATGAATGACGGACTTGGGGTCCAGGATAAAAACAGAGTAGTCACTTATGTTAATGAAAGAATGTGTGCAATAACAGGTTATAGCAAGTCAGAGATGATAGGAAAAAAAACCTCAGAACTTTTAGAAAAAATTGTTGATGATACTTCTATTTTCCACCCTTCACTGCTTAAAGCAAATAGGGTCTTTGAATATGAAATTAAAACAAAATCCAATAAAAGAGTGGTAGTTCTTTTTCAAGGCCAAAATCTCTATGATGATAAAGGAAACTATGACGGAAGTTTTGCCGTTATAACAGATATTTCAAAACTAAAGCAGCTTTCTTTGGATATTTCAGAAAGAGAAGGACAGATAAGAGCTTTGATAAATGCAACCAAAGACTCTGTAATCATGGTTGATTCAGACGGATTTATTATCACTGCCAACAAAATAGCTGCAAAAAGATTTGGTTTTCCTCTGGAAGAAATTATTGACAAAAATATTTTTGATTTAATTCCTAAAAACTTTGCAAAAGGCCAGAAAAAAACTATTAAAGAAATAACAACCACTGAGCAAATAGTAACTTTTCAGGATTATGCAGAAAATTATGTTTATGATATCACTCTTTACCCTATAAAAGGAAACCCAAATCAAAAAGGAAGAGTTGCTGTTTTTGCAAAAGATATTACCGAATTAAAAAAAGCAGAAAAACAAATAAGCTCTCTTACCAAAAAAATTATCCAGGCCCAGGAAAATGAAAGAAAAAAAATTGCCCTGGATCTCCATGACCATGTAGCCCAAAATCTTTCATTTCTTAAAATTACAGCCGACTCAATAAAAAACTTTAAAGACAATGATTTTGGTAAAAAAATCCAGATTCTTTCCAGAGGACTTAAAGATTCAATTTCTGACATTAGACATATTTCCTATGATTTAAGGCCTCCAAACCTTGATGAACTTGGTCTTGTAAAAGCAATTTACCAGCATTGCGAAGAAGTTTCCTCAAAGCACAAAATTAAAATAGATTTTAAATCAGCGGGAATGGAAAATATTTACTTGAATTATGATATAGAAATAAATATTTTCAGAATAATCCAGGAAGCTTTAAACAATATTTTAAAACACTCAAAGGCTGATACTGCAAGAGTTAGACTCATAGCTTCCTATCCAAGGGTAATTGTCCGGATAAACGACAATGGAAAAGGTTTTCATTTAAATTCTAAACCTGATTTGAATGCTTCAGGTAAAAAAATGGGTATCCTTGGAATGAAGGAAAGAGTTTCCCTTATTGGAGGAAAAATGGAAATTAATTCAAGTCCAGGTTCAGGCACAAAAATTGTTGCAGAAATTCCCTATACAGAAATAAACAAAGACTCATCTTAA